AAAGTCCATAAAATGGTAACGCCGAGTAATcctatccaaaaaattctggcTTCCGAGGGATTGACTCGATTCTGTGCATCACCCTGCGACAGGGATCACATAAAAAGCTAACTAATACCGATATCGCTTATAATCGAAACATCAAGATGAGATAGAACGTATTTTCAACGCTTTATCTCATTTTTATTGTTACGACGATTTGTGATTACGTCGCTGATCGTACCTTTCTGGACTCGAACACCCAATGAGATTTACCTTCGTCGTCTATATAATTCCACCATCTTAATCCTACCATAATTCTTCCTGTAAAACGAACACAGATTAGTAGCTAGTACGATACGTTGAGATCTGATGAAATGATCATAGGGGTATATATATGCAACCTACCTGTAATATTCTTCACTGTCCAAAAATCACATGATAATAATAAAACGATGGTAACAAATAGACCAATATAACTTTTACTGAATATAGAACCGAATATGTATAAAAATAAGGCAGCTATACGGAATGCTAGATGAAAGAATGTCACAACAGGGTGTctgtaaaaagaaaaagtacACGATGGTATTTTACGTCGACATAAGTACAGTTCGATAATAGGAAAGCTTACGTGAGTTTATTTGGATTGAAGTTATCTTCTTCGCCGAAAGCGATGGTATCGTCGTCTATTAAAGTACTCTGTCAagtaaaattgaatcaaaattaagtCAAATTCGTGATATAGAAGGTTTTTTTTACTGATGATGTATCGACTTACCATGACTGAAAGTTTTCCAACATACTACACTAGTTCGATGCTTGGAGTTTGGTTGTTTATGACTGAGCTCGGTAGAAGCAAC
This region of Planococcus citri chromosome 5, ihPlaCitr1.1, whole genome shotgun sequence genomic DNA includes:
- the LOC135847275 gene encoding uncharacterized Golgi apparatus membrane protein-like protein CG5021 isoform X2, translated to MSTLIDDDTIAFGEEDNFNPNKLTHPVVTFFHLAFRIAALFLYIFGSIFSKSYIGLFVTIVLLLSCDFWTVKNITGRIMVGLRWWNYIDDEGKSHWVFESRKNRVNPSEARIFWIGLLGVTILWTLFFIFSLFSLSFRSLLLICIALTLNYANVYGYMKCRFGQNSDNATLGSTISSFTTDFIRKQVIQNMASMATRPPPSTNVPPPSVV
- the LOC135847275 gene encoding uncharacterized Golgi apparatus membrane protein-like protein CG5021 isoform X1, producing the protein MSTLIDDDTIAFGEEDNFNPNKLTHPVVTFFHLAFRIAALFLYIFGSIFSKSYIGLFVTIVLLLSCDFWTVKNITGRIMVGLRWWNYIDDEGKSHWVFESRKGDAQNRVNPSEARIFWIGLLGVTILWTLFFIFSLFSLSFRSLLLICIALTLNYANVYGYMKCRFGQNSDNATLGSTISSFTTDFIRKQVIQNMASMATRPPPSTNVPPPSVV